In Drosophila willistoni isolate 14030-0811.24 chromosome XR unlocalized genomic scaffold, UCI_dwil_1.1 Seg144, whole genome shotgun sequence, one DNA window encodes the following:
- the LOC6639100 gene encoding bifunctional 3'-phosphoadenosine 5'-phosphosulfate synthase isoform X1, with protein MSATATPESSKKRQKTCLQVATNVTEQKHHVTRETRGKNLGLCRGFRGCTVWLTGLSGAGKTSIAFELEAYLVSRGIPAYGLDGDNIRTGLNKNLGFTPAEREENIRRVGEVAKLFADSGVVAICSFVSPFADDREMARKIHKDAGLKFYEIFVDTPLNVCETRDVKGLYKKAREGTIKGFTGITQEYERPQQPELVVNTDGYTVRESTQELVTLLEQEGIIPRSLRDVDLLPELYPSDAIASQTLRHEAESLPGLDISTVELQWVQVLAEGWAFPLRGFMREDEYLQTLHFNTLQSGMDGSYRENHSVPIVLSATTADKERLEGVSALTLKHQGQAVAILRRPEFYYQRKEERLSRQFGTSNPSHPYSKQVYEAGDYLVGGDLAVIERIRWQDGLDQYRLTPNELRRKFKELNADAIFAFQLRNPIHNGHALLMQDTRRQLLDRGFKQPVLLLHPLGGWTKDDDVPLQVRMKQHQAVLDAGVLRREDTVLAIFPSPMLYAGPTEVQWHAKARMNAGANFYIVGRDPAGMPHPDKHAYPDGNLYDATHGARVLKMAQGLDSMEILPFRVAAYDKTASRMAFFEPQRKDDFEFISGTKMRTLAKTGASPPDGFMEPNAWQILSTYYQNLPQA; from the exons TGTCTACAGGTGGCAACGAATGTGACGGAACAGAAGCATCATGTTACACGAGAGACGCGCGGAAAAAATCTGGGTCTATGTCGTGGCTTTCGTGGCTGCACAGTGTGGCTAACCG GTTTAAGCGGTGCTGGTAAAACATCGATCGCATTCGAACTGGAGGCGTACTTGGTGTCCCGGGGAATACCCGCCTATGGCCTGGATGGAGACAATATACGCACTGGATTGAACAAGAATCTGGGATTTACGCCCGCCGAGCGCGAGGAAAATATACGACGAGTGGGCGAAGTGGCCAAATTGTTTGCCGACAGCGGAGTTGTGGCCATCTGTAGTTTTGTGTCGCCCTTTGCCGATGATCGGGAGATGGCCCGCAAAATTCACAAGGATGCTGGGCTTAAGTTCTATGAGATCTTTGTGGACACACCGCTGAATGTGTGCGAGACCCGCGATGTGAAGGGGCTCTACAAGAAGGCACGGGAGGGCACCATCAAGGGCTTCACCGGGATCACGCAGGAATATGAGCGACCCCAACAGCCAGAGTTGGTTGTGAATACGGATGGGTATACGGTGCGTGAGTCCACGCAGGAGCTGGTTACCCTGCTGGAGCAAGAGGGTATCATTCCACGTTCCCTGCGTGATGTGGATCTGCTACCCGAATTGTATCCAAGCGATGCGATTGCCTCGCAGACTTTACGCCACGAGGCCGAATCGTTGCCGGGACTCGACATTAGTACGGTAGAATTGCAATGGGTTCAAGTCCTTGCCGAAGGATGGGCCTTCCCTTTGCGGGGATTCATGCGTGAGGATGAGTATTTGCAGACGCTGCACTTCAATACGTTGCAAAGTGGCATGGATGGATCCTATCGAGAGAATCACTCAGTGCCCATTGTCCTGAGTGCCACAACAGCGGACAAGGAGCGCCTGGAGGGTGTGTCTGCCCTCACATTAAAGCATCAGGGTCAGGCGGTGGCCATATTGCGGCGACCTGAATTCTACTATCAACGTAAGGAGGAACGTCTGTCTCGTCAATTTGGCACTAGCAATCCATCGCATCCGTACAGCAAGCAGGTCTATGAAGCTGGCGATTATCTGGTCGGCGGTGATCTGGCCGTCATTGAACGCATCCGATGGCAGGATGGTCTCGATCAGTATCGCCTAACGCCAAATGAGTTGCGTCGCAAATTCAAGGAACTCAATGCGGACGCTATATTCGCCTTTCAGCTGCGTAATCCCATTCACAATGGTCATGCTCTCCTTATGCAGGATACCAGGAGGCAGCTGTTGGACCGGGGTTTCAAGCAACCGGTTCTGTTGCTCCATCCATTAGGCGGTTGGACCAAGGATGATGATGTGCCGCTGCAGGTCCGTATGAAGCAACACCAGGCCGTCCTCGACGCCGGAGTGCTGAGGCGCGAGGACACTGTGCTGGCCATCTTTCCATCGCCAATGCTGTATGCCGGTCCGACAGAAGTCCAATGGCATGCCAAGGCTCGAATGAATGCCGGTGCCAATTTCTATATTGTCGGAAGGGATCCTGCGGGCATGCCGCATCCCGATAAACATGCCTATCCCGATGGCAATCTCTATGATGCTACCCATGGAGCAAGAGTCCTAAAAATGGCCCAAGGACTGGATAGCATGGAG ATCCTGCCCTTCCGTGTGGCCGCCTACGATAAAACTGCCAGCCGCATGGCCTTCTTTGAGCCACAACGCAAAGATGACTTTGAATTCATATCGGGCACCAAAATGCGAACATTGGCCAAAACTGGAGCCAGTCCCCCGGATGGGTTCATGGAGCCAAATGCCTGGCAAATCCTGTCGACCTATTATCAGAATTTGCCTCAGGCGTAA
- the LOC6639100 gene encoding bifunctional 3'-phosphoadenosine 5'-phosphosulfate synthase isoform X2, with product MPNPPIGFYPHIKRRCLQVATNVTEQKHHVTRETRGKNLGLCRGFRGCTVWLTGLSGAGKTSIAFELEAYLVSRGIPAYGLDGDNIRTGLNKNLGFTPAEREENIRRVGEVAKLFADSGVVAICSFVSPFADDREMARKIHKDAGLKFYEIFVDTPLNVCETRDVKGLYKKAREGTIKGFTGITQEYERPQQPELVVNTDGYTVRESTQELVTLLEQEGIIPRSLRDVDLLPELYPSDAIASQTLRHEAESLPGLDISTVELQWVQVLAEGWAFPLRGFMREDEYLQTLHFNTLQSGMDGSYRENHSVPIVLSATTADKERLEGVSALTLKHQGQAVAILRRPEFYYQRKEERLSRQFGTSNPSHPYSKQVYEAGDYLVGGDLAVIERIRWQDGLDQYRLTPNELRRKFKELNADAIFAFQLRNPIHNGHALLMQDTRRQLLDRGFKQPVLLLHPLGGWTKDDDVPLQVRMKQHQAVLDAGVLRREDTVLAIFPSPMLYAGPTEVQWHAKARMNAGANFYIVGRDPAGMPHPDKHAYPDGNLYDATHGARVLKMAQGLDSMEILPFRVAAYDKTASRMAFFEPQRKDDFEFISGTKMRTLAKTGASPPDGFMEPNAWQILSTYYQNLPQA from the exons ATGCCGAATCCACCCATTGGATTTTATCCTCATATCAAAAGACGG TGTCTACAGGTGGCAACGAATGTGACGGAACAGAAGCATCATGTTACACGAGAGACGCGCGGAAAAAATCTGGGTCTATGTCGTGGCTTTCGTGGCTGCACAGTGTGGCTAACCG GTTTAAGCGGTGCTGGTAAAACATCGATCGCATTCGAACTGGAGGCGTACTTGGTGTCCCGGGGAATACCCGCCTATGGCCTGGATGGAGACAATATACGCACTGGATTGAACAAGAATCTGGGATTTACGCCCGCCGAGCGCGAGGAAAATATACGACGAGTGGGCGAAGTGGCCAAATTGTTTGCCGACAGCGGAGTTGTGGCCATCTGTAGTTTTGTGTCGCCCTTTGCCGATGATCGGGAGATGGCCCGCAAAATTCACAAGGATGCTGGGCTTAAGTTCTATGAGATCTTTGTGGACACACCGCTGAATGTGTGCGAGACCCGCGATGTGAAGGGGCTCTACAAGAAGGCACGGGAGGGCACCATCAAGGGCTTCACCGGGATCACGCAGGAATATGAGCGACCCCAACAGCCAGAGTTGGTTGTGAATACGGATGGGTATACGGTGCGTGAGTCCACGCAGGAGCTGGTTACCCTGCTGGAGCAAGAGGGTATCATTCCACGTTCCCTGCGTGATGTGGATCTGCTACCCGAATTGTATCCAAGCGATGCGATTGCCTCGCAGACTTTACGCCACGAGGCCGAATCGTTGCCGGGACTCGACATTAGTACGGTAGAATTGCAATGGGTTCAAGTCCTTGCCGAAGGATGGGCCTTCCCTTTGCGGGGATTCATGCGTGAGGATGAGTATTTGCAGACGCTGCACTTCAATACGTTGCAAAGTGGCATGGATGGATCCTATCGAGAGAATCACTCAGTGCCCATTGTCCTGAGTGCCACAACAGCGGACAAGGAGCGCCTGGAGGGTGTGTCTGCCCTCACATTAAAGCATCAGGGTCAGGCGGTGGCCATATTGCGGCGACCTGAATTCTACTATCAACGTAAGGAGGAACGTCTGTCTCGTCAATTTGGCACTAGCAATCCATCGCATCCGTACAGCAAGCAGGTCTATGAAGCTGGCGATTATCTGGTCGGCGGTGATCTGGCCGTCATTGAACGCATCCGATGGCAGGATGGTCTCGATCAGTATCGCCTAACGCCAAATGAGTTGCGTCGCAAATTCAAGGAACTCAATGCGGACGCTATATTCGCCTTTCAGCTGCGTAATCCCATTCACAATGGTCATGCTCTCCTTATGCAGGATACCAGGAGGCAGCTGTTGGACCGGGGTTTCAAGCAACCGGTTCTGTTGCTCCATCCATTAGGCGGTTGGACCAAGGATGATGATGTGCCGCTGCAGGTCCGTATGAAGCAACACCAGGCCGTCCTCGACGCCGGAGTGCTGAGGCGCGAGGACACTGTGCTGGCCATCTTTCCATCGCCAATGCTGTATGCCGGTCCGACAGAAGTCCAATGGCATGCCAAGGCTCGAATGAATGCCGGTGCCAATTTCTATATTGTCGGAAGGGATCCTGCGGGCATGCCGCATCCCGATAAACATGCCTATCCCGATGGCAATCTCTATGATGCTACCCATGGAGCAAGAGTCCTAAAAATGGCCCAAGGACTGGATAGCATGGAG ATCCTGCCCTTCCGTGTGGCCGCCTACGATAAAACTGCCAGCCGCATGGCCTTCTTTGAGCCACAACGCAAAGATGACTTTGAATTCATATCGGGCACCAAAATGCGAACATTGGCCAAAACTGGAGCCAGTCCCCCGGATGGGTTCATGGAGCCAAATGCCTGGCAAATCCTGTCGACCTATTATCAGAATTTGCCTCAGGCGTAA